In the Gopherus evgoodei ecotype Sinaloan lineage chromosome 19, rGopEvg1_v1.p, whole genome shotgun sequence genome, ttccaccacctccctagcagTATGGTTCtttagagcagagcagagctacCCTGGGGAGGTGAGAATCAATCCAGGCAATAGCAAGCTTGTTGGTGTGATAGAAGGGAAGGAGTACAGGGGTAGAATCATATGTTCCCAATGCTCGAGAAGTTTAGTGTGGATCCACATCCACTGTGGAGTACGTCGTCCTCCTCCCTGAGGGAGTATTGCCTGACCTGGATGAGCAGCAGTAGGACAGTGAGGGTTTGCTCTGGAGCTGGTCCAATAAGCTTTATAACAAAGTTAATGAGTGTCATGTTATTGCACTCTGTGTATTCTTCATCTTCATCCAATTCCTGTCTCACATCCACTATATGTAAGGTCTCTGATACCTGGGGAAGAGAAGTGTGTTAAGCACCATTTAATCAGATGCATTAGTTGTTTACTACTTAGAGCCTAGTATGGTGCAGGCAGATGTACTGAAAGCTTCTTCCACAAAACCCTGTCAACAATGCCTTCTGTTTTTCCACTTCTATGTTCTGATCCAAaactcagtgaaatcaatggaaagacagaTCAGGCCCCTGGCAATCACTGCTAGTCATGCTTCATTTTGCAAGGTTTTAGTAACACGGACAAATGTCCACTAGAGATTGGGATGAGACTATACTGAACTTGTTTCCTTTTACTCAGGACTTGACCTCAGGTGCCCAGAGGCATGGGGTGGAGATGGGGTTATGCACTGCCACCAATTCCCAAATGTATGGTTGCTATTGGAAGGCAAATTTTACTTGTCTTTCTCAGGTTACCTTTAGAATATACTTTCCCAGTGCTGAAAGACTTTTCGTTCTGAATTTAGAATAACTCATCTCCAGCTTCCCTGTATCAGGATTGAACCTGAAAAGAACATTGAAATATTAGTCCAATTTGCAGTGAAGAGGCAGCTTAATCTCTCTATAAAACAGACAGGGTTGTTTAAAAAGTGGATGGTGGAAACAGCTGGACTAATCCTATGCACGTAATAGGCCCAGTAATGTTAGGAATCTCAGGTGTGTAGCCACTCAAATAAGGCAGGGACAGGagaattgggggcggggggagctgaaAGAGGGGGCATTAGTTGGTTGTATTTAAATTGCCACAACATCCTCAGAGTAGAAAAGCCACACACACATAGTGTCACTGCTATACTGCAAGAACTGTCAAAATCTCACCTGTGCTGTTAGGAACAACCATTTTATAACATTGTTAAGGAACAATGTTACAGCTCTGGTCTTTACAAGGCTATAACATTATTTGTTAACATGGTTATAACTCAGACTACAAACCATTACCAAAGCATATTAGGGACAGGTGCATTGTAACTAGATCCTCCAGCATGGTTGATTTTACATCACAGACATAAACTTGGTTTGCATTAAGTCATGCTAGTAGTAAAATGCCACATCAGGACTCAGCAATTTCTACCTTCTGGGAACCGGACATTACTATTGCTGTTTGGTGGGAGACAATTTTCTGCTGGGCTGAATTTACAGGGCAGCAGCTCCTCTCTTTACACCCTGCTGTTTGCAACAGGAAAGGTTAGAGTTTTTTGTTAAGTTTAAATGTTGTGAAAAACACTGGAAACCATAAAATCATGGCAACCACAATCTTTCTAGGTCCACAGTTTTCTCCGGTCCTTGGGCAAGAAGAGGGCAGTTGTTGCCAAGTGAAATTCCCCACACAGTCTGGTAAATGTCTCTAGCTGATTGAGGTCTACATTTCACTTCTCATTCCCGCCTCCAGCCACAGCAGATGAGGCATGTATTTTATCCTTTAGAGAAATCTGCAGACACCCTCACCCCCATTTCAGACCCAAAACAAAGGCATCTCCTTGTTCCAAATACATTGCATCTTACAGTCACTTACGCATTTGTTACCTGGGCAGCCGATGACGAGGACAAGGAATGATGTGGAAGAGCTGAGGCAAAGAGTAAAGGAAGTTGAGCACTTGTGGGATGAAGAAGAGCAGCATTGTCTTACTGAAGTGCCCAAGGATCCCCACCACAGCAAATGTCATACCAGCAAAATAGCAGAAGGTGTCGCCTACAAACACGCTGGATGGATACCTGCAACCCACAGACAGAAAGAATGGGGATGGGGCATAGTATTAGCGTTGAAGATCAAGTAGGGGCATTGGCATTTGCAATCTTACTGCAAGATTTTAAATCTAGTTCCTGAGCTATTTGTTGGAGTAGGGGATGGGAGGACAGATTGTCTTGTGATCAAACCACAGAACCTGGAGTCAGAAGTCCCTGTTATTGTGCAGTTTTCTGGTGCAATCAAAGGCTTCCAATGGATCAATGTACCAGAATCTATGTGCTCCAGCCAGAATATAGAATACTTTGATCAGCCGCCCATTATTCTATTTCTGAGAGCTTGTGAATGTTTCATTCCTGGTCTCCTCTCTAAGtataagggggaggagggagccttATGATACTATGAATGCTTGTTTATTCCATGCAGTCTCTTACCAGTTGTGATAAAGCAGCCCCAGAGTAGTAAAGAAAAAAGGAATCATGAAGTAGAGAGAAAAAATGTGATCATCTCTATAGTCTCCTgtagaaaagagagaaataacAAATTACTGACAACTCAAAGTGAGCCACAGTGGGCCAGAAGTATGTCCTGGAGTCAGGGTGTGGATCTGTCCATCTTAGGTTTGTATACAGTGTCTGTCAAGAAGGTATCCGGAGAGTCCTCGGGAGAGTTACACTAATACACTGATTAGATACAAATGGTTGTCATGGCCCCACTTGGTACATAAGTATTATCCTCATCTGAAGATCTGCTCATCTTTCTAGACATCAAACAGTTCCAAGTACAGGCACCTAGCTCCCTTAGATCTTTGCACTGATTCAGAGCCCGAAAAAGACACATACATTTTCCTTACCATTTAATTCAACAACATTGAATGTGATTATGGAAGCAGCTATCACCAGAGACTGTCCTGCCTCAAGCCCATTAATTCCAGCAAGAATGTTGATGGCGTTGGTGCAAAACACTGCTAGCATGCCCATGTACACATAGTACAGGATACCTGCAGATCAGACAAAGAGAAGGGCCTTCACGTCCAAGTTTTAAAGGGGGGGTCTAGATTCAAATTTTGTAATATGTACCACTTTGCCTTAATGAATGATCACAGCACACTCCACAATAGTCTAATAATAAACATCTCTTGCTCACAAGAAGTTGgtattacatacacacacacagatatggaAACAGAGACAAAGACGGATGATGGTGCAGAGTTCACAAAAACAAGTCAGTGACAACACTGAGAAGAGAATCCAGGCCTTCAGATTCCTAGTTCTGCGCTTTGGTCAATTTGCCATTCACATTTAAGCACCAACAGCATTTGGCACTCATGaacttagagcctgatcctgtaaaaGTGTTAAGTGCTTCTCTGGGCAAAGCTGAGAATTGCTGAACTAATAACTTCATAAGGCTATCAACCCAGTTCTCTGGTACCACAGTCTATGTTCCAAATAATGAATCTGCATTGGGAGGAAACCTACAACTGTGCACAAATTGCCACctgccatcctcaggaactgtgGCTTTGGGTCGCCTTTTTACCCTTGTGGCTAGTGTTAAGCTGATGATCTTTTTGTGCTCCGTCACTCACCCAGGTCCAAGTGCATCCCCAATAACACCCGGAAGGGCTTGGGCACCACAACAGTTGTGTTCCCAAAGTTAGTGAAGTAGACCATAAGCAGAGGAAGGGAGGCCATGGTAGGAAGTAGCAGCTTGTGTCGCCAGCGCAGGTTCAGAACATCATCTGCAAAGCCCAGGAAGATCATGCAGCAGATGGCAAGAAGGGAGCCAATGAACTCCACAAACTGCAAGACAGAGAGATGACAGGACCATGGTTATTAGATACATAGCCACCAGTCCTCTTTTTCACATGCCAAGGAAATCACATTTGGCTTTGAGATATGATACATTTGAAGACCCCCAACAAAATATGAGTGTATTTCACTCCAAGTCTTAGCTACATGCAAGCTATCCTCACTGAGACTTGCAGATCCTAAGCCCATGGTGGAGAGCAATACAGGTTTTAAAAAGCATCATGGAGGGAGACACTTACCTCATCGTGTGGAAATGCCTTGCACTGCTCCTCTACAAAACAGCTCAGAAAAGGCACGGGAATAAAGCAGAAAAGGATGATCAGGAACACAGCCCCACTGATCACACCTTGGGATTCAGGACTGAAACACaaaaagaggggtggggaggttTAAGAAGAAAATCACTTTATATGCAGGCATTGAGAACTTTGCAGCTAGTCCTGCTTTCTCACTGCTTCTCCACTGGAATGTCATAATACAGGGAATATCCAGCTGTAGTGGTGTAATGTTTTGAGCCCAATATTCCTGATATCCAACAGCAATAAAGCTATTAAACCTCACAACAAATTTTTAGCCTCTTAAAATTCATTGTATTGTAGCCCCGAATGAAGATAAGCCCATACCCAATAAGATAATATTCAGGTACTGACCTAGCAGTTTCCCTTTACTGTACATCTGCATTTACTAAATCTTTCCTATTGATTAGAATATACATTCTCTTTGTAAATGCCAGTGCCTGTGCTGCTGCTTAGCCAAACAGCTTGTAAGtgactgtaaaataaaaaaattataaacagaGATTGGGTTGAACCAGAATTTCAGATCCTAACTCTCACAAAATATGAGGAAAGTCAGAGGTCCAGAGCAAGAGAATCCACAGGTAGCATCTTcattgaagcactacagcagtgcagcagcagctgtgccgctgtagtggTTTATAAGTATACAAGCCCAATGTGGTGCCTGGATTGGTTTATGTTTACGGAACAATTAAAGGGAAGATAGAAGTGATTAATCAACACAGGAACATAAGACAATCACATTGGCTACAGTTGCTAGATTTGAGAAGTATCCTTTACAAAGCAGCACCTACTTCTGACAGTTCTGAATGTTGTTACCAGAAAACAGAGAGACCCAAATACCACTTAATAAATAATATGCATACAGTAGTTTGGATTGCTCTGGCACCTTCCAGCAAATAATTTCAAGGTACTTAATTGTTTAAAACTGAATTAGTTAAGTCTCACAACAACCCAAATATCATCCTAATTAAATgaaaagagagacagaagcaGAGATGTGTGTAAGATCATACATCAAAATCAATTGCCTTTTCCATGCTTTAATCAGTAGatgctttctctttattttagtcattttaaaatgtcaagcaATTTGTAACTACCATGATTATTACTATGCAATAAAACTTAATGAATCAGTAGCTGTTACTCACATGGGCTGTTTAGAAGTTTTGTTCAAATCTATCCCGAAGAGCTTGGCAGCAATGAAATGATCCTTGAAGGCTGGGATCAGCGTCAGGGTAGCCACGAACCCCAGGAGAGCACCACAAAAATTAATCAGCAAGGGGATCACAGGTAAGCCCCACATATCAGAGACACCCTCGAGGAACAAGAGGATTTTTgtggggggaagcagcagcaaaactgATCACAAGAGTCACTCAGTTGCTAAAGTCAATGTACTCACTCTGTATACATGTGTTTATATACTGGTTACAGTATGTGTGTCTAGATATACGTTCCACTGTTTGAATGTGGGTGTACAGCTCCAGGATCAGCTGCATTCAAGTCTGATTCTGAATTTGACTACTGATCCTCACAGTttacaaatatgtaaataaaaattgCCTCCCCTGCTTCAGCAGTGCGGCGCTTCTCAGAGGAGGGCGTGGGTGAATCTTCTCCTTCAGGTTGGGCTAATCCAAGCTCTTTGCTTTCTGATAAAATACACAAATAATAAAGCACAAAACAGAATCACATCAAAATACTGAGCTTCTTCCCTTACCCGgttggctttaaaaaaacaacaaatccaGAAGCTTTTTTCTCTCGAGATCTTCACTTCCCTGAAGATGTTTCCAGTCGGACTCTATAACATGGCACCAACCTCTGCCCTTTTCTCGCAGAGAGGCGGCCGAGTACCTGACCGCCATCTTTGATAATGGCAAGGGAGACTAAAGGCCAAGTTAGGATTCTGACTAGACGTCATAGACGTTCAGGGGCTGGGATTGGATCGGCCCAATCTGGTGCAAGGGGGAAATACCAATGTCCCCACTTAGCTCTGGGAATTAGTTCATCAGTGCCTCTCCGGATGCAGCTGGGTTGAGGTTTGCAGTGAGAACAGCTGAACGAGCTAAGTGCCAAATTTTGGGGTTAATGT is a window encoding:
- the DPAGT1 gene encoding UDP-N-acetylglucosamine--dolichyl-phosphate N-acetylglucosaminephosphotransferase isoform X1, producing MWGLPVIPLLINFCGALLGFVATLTLIPAFKDHFIAAKLFGIDLNKTSKQPIPESQGVISGAVFLIILFCFIPVPFLSCFVEEQCKAFPHDEFVEFIGSLLAICCMIFLGFADDVLNLRWRHKLLLPTMASLPLLMVYFTNFGNTTVVVPKPFRVLLGMHLDLGILYYVYMGMLAVFCTNAINILAGINGLEAGQSLVIAASIITFNVVELNGDYRDDHIFSLYFMIPFFFTTLGLLYHNWYPSSVFVGDTFCYFAGMTFAVVGILGHFSKTMLLFFIPQVLNFLYSLPQLFHIIPCPRHRLPRFNPDTGKLEMSYSKFRTKSLSALGKYILKVSETLHIVDVRQELDEDEEYTECNNMTLINFVIKLIGPAPEQTLTVLLLLIQVRQYSLREEDDVLHSGCGSTLNFSSIGNI
- the DPAGT1 gene encoding UDP-N-acetylglucosamine--dolichyl-phosphate N-acetylglucosaminephosphotransferase isoform X2 codes for the protein MWGLPVIPLLINFCGALLGFVATLTLIPAFKDHFIAAKLFGIDLNKTSKQPIPESQGVISGAVFLIILFCFIPVPFLSCFVEEQCKAFPHDEFVEFIGSLLAICCMIFLGFADDVLNLRWRHKLLLPTMASLPLLMVYFTNFGNTTVVVPKPFRVLLGMHLDLGILYYVYMGMLAVFCTNAINILAGINGLEAGQSLVIAASIITFNVVELNGDYRDDHIFSLYFMIPFFFTTLGLLYHNWYPSSVFVGDTFCYFAGMTFAVVGILGHFSKTMLLFFIPQVLNFLYSLPQLFHIIPCPRHRLPRFNPDTGKLEMSYSKFRTKSLSALGKYILKVSETLHIVDVRQELDEDEEYTECNNMTLINFVIKLIGPAPEQTLTVLLLLIQVVGSTTAFLIRYQLVRLFYDV